AACCTCAACATCAAGTGCAGTCGGAAGTACCCATTATCGAGGAGATTCCGGATGAATTGCTAATGTCTGGACTTGAACCTCCGTCCATGGAACACGCTGGACAGGAAGTGCATGATGTGCTTGAAGTGCATGGTGGACCGGAAGTACCATCTGGACCCGAAGTACAAGGTGGTCTGGAAATACATGATGGTCCTGGAGTAGAACCTCAGGAGCCGGTTTGCATTCCATCATTTGAGTACGTTTCGGATGGCTGCCATCTGCATAATGAGGGACCGCTGACTGATAATGAAGATGATGAGGTGGACCATTTTATCTCGTTGGCACACATGTGCCGAGATGAACAGCTTTTCAACTCATATTACGAATCCATTTTCCAACAACAAGATGCGAGACAGGAACTAGAGAATGTACAGCAGCCGGGTGATGGGGAAGTCGATCCTGAAGGCGAAACCCAGCCGGGTGAGCCTGGTCAGGGGGGTCAGCGGGGTCAAGGGATAAACGGCGGAGGAAGTATTCGCCTTATGTGGACAATAGGAACATGACAAACAACCCACTTTTCGAGGAAGAAGTTGTGGACGAGCTACAAGATGTTGATGACCTTGAGGATTTGGAGGGTTTGGAGGCATTGAAGAAGAGTGGCATAAAGTTTACCCCGTTCAAGTTCGTCAGAAATGAGCTTCCGTTGTGGAAGCCTGGTGATGTTTTTAAGCATAGAGATTTCTTCTATGACGTGTTGAGTCAATACGCAATAATGTCGAGAAGGCGGGTGCACGTGAAAAGAAACGACGGCGACAAACTTCGTGTGATTTGTAAAGGGCAAGGATGTGAGTGGTATGTGTACTTGAGGAAGCACGAAATACACAATGGTCATGATTATATGGTGATGAATATGCAACGCGATCACGCGCACACATGCTCTCAAGTATTAGATTCGAAGTGGCTGACGACCAAGTGGCTAGGGGAGCGTTATATGGAGAAGATCAAAGCTAACTCTCACATTCCACTTGCAGCTATACGGCAGTGTGTCGATGAAGATTTTGGCCTGAAGATAGGTAGGATGAAGGCATATCGGGCCAGAGAACACGCACTGGACGACATTTTCGGCTCTGCGGCGACCCAATACAGAAACTTGTTCTACTATAAAGCCGAATTGGAGCGGACGCACCCTGAATCCAGCATTCATATACATTATGAGAGTATGAGTGATTCTGGCGCCGTTGGTCCGAGATTCATGAGGTTCTACTGCTGTCTAGGGCCATTGAAAAAGGGATGGATGGAGTTATGTCGCCCGATTATCTTCTTCGACGCTTGTTTCTTGCGAGGGATGTACAAAGGCCAGCTAATGACAACAATGGGGATTGATCCCAACAATGGCTGGTGGCCGATTGCTTGGGCGGTGACTGAGGCCGAGAGTTATGTCCAGTGGAAGTGGTTCGTGGAGTACTTGTCTAATGACCTAAACTTGCATGCAAATGGCCCACGTTATGTGTTTATGTCTGACCAACAAAAGGTAGGCCATCcgttatttcaatattttatcaTGTACGTGATatgtgatttaattttatttgtgatttgattaatatattatgtattgaactgtgattttgtggtAATGTTTTGTTGTGTCGCATCAGGGCCTTGCAAAGTTGCTTGCTGAGGAATTCCCACAGAGCGAGCATCGCTTTTGTGTTCAGCACAtatacaacaatttcaagaagagATTTGTTGGTGAAGATTTCAAAGACCGGTTGCGGGAGATTGCCTCGAGTACCACCGTCGAACAGTACGTGGCTTTGATGGATGCTTTGCAGACCGAGTATCCCAGTGCACACCAGTGGCTTTCTGGAGTAGCTCCCAAAGAAAAGTGGGTCAAGGCATTTTTCGCTCCACACACTTGTTGTGATGTGATCCTGAACAACATCTGTGAGACATTCAATTCGAAGATTGCATTGGCTCGAGAGAAAGCAATTATCAGCATGTTGGAGGACATTCGAACAAGTCAAATGGAAAGAATTCAGATCAGAGGCCAGTGGATCAAAAGCTACGATCACGCAGTCCCTCCTGTTATCAAGGAGCTTGTTGATAAGTGGTACGCGAGGGCTTCATCGTGGAGGGCTACATAGAACGGACAGTCTTCGTACCAAGTGTCTGGGCCATCTGGCCAATATGTTGTCAACATGCGCGATTTTACTTGTTCCTGCAGATTGTGGCAGCTAACCGGAATCCCGTGCACGCATGCTATCGcaacaatcaacaagaatggCGACTACGTGACTCGATTCATTTCCCGATATTATTTGAAGTCAACAATGATCATGCTGTACGAGAATGTCCTCTACCCCATCAATGGGGTAGCCAGTTGGCCGAAGAGTACTGCGGATGGTTTAGTGGAATTGGCGCCCCCGAGGTCAAAGCGACAGCGTGGTAGGCCGAAAAAACTGAGACGTGAGGAGCCCCAAATTCGTCTTCATGCAGATGGAGGTGAGTCATTGCGTCGCACCTTCGTGATGAAATGTCGTCGGTGCGGTCAAGAAGGTCATAATAGGAGGACATGCAGTAATGATCCTTGGACAAATGCCCGTTCTCAGGTTGGGGAGACTTCGCGTGAACATGGTGACAGTACTTTACCTGAATCGTCAAACAATCCCCAACGCCAAGAGGTACTATGCAATAAGCATATGTAACTATATTATGTAATTGTACACAGTGCTTAAGCATGTATACTTACTACACTATTAATTGTTGCAGCCTAATGTTTCGAATCCGAGACCAAGCACTCGGAAAAGGACTCAGCCTCAGAGATGCGGCCGCCGCGGTGATCAAGATTGATGGCCTTTACTTAATCTTAAAACGTTGTGTTTGTTTGGGATGGGCGAACAATTTGTGCCagtgatgatgatatgatatgtatGTTTTGTATGGTACAGACTATTTTGTAACAGACTAGTATTTTGGTGGAAGTATATTTCGGTGGAAAAATATTAGGAAAAATTTTGGTGGTATTTTTGTGGATAGCGTACTTCGTCGGTTTGTGATTTTAATCATATTTCAGTAAATTCATTCGTGTTTTCAGGCATAGATAAAAACAAAACGCTTTCATTCAATCAACATCAGGcgtttgtgatttcagtcatagtcGGGTAGTAATCATTTGtgtacatggtttgtgatttcagtcatagcTGTGTAACCTCATGCGTGATTTCAGACATAAATGAAAAAGTTTGGTGGTATTTTTGTGGATAGCGTACTTCGTCGGTTtgtgattt
This sequence is a window from Salvia splendens isolate huo1 chromosome 5, SspV2, whole genome shotgun sequence. Protein-coding genes within it:
- the LOC121804148 gene encoding uncharacterized protein LOC121804148 encodes the protein MTNNPLFEEEVVDELQDVDDLEDLEGLEALKKSGIKFTPFKFVRNELPLWKPGDVFKHRDFFYDVLSQYAIMSRRRVHVKRNDGDKLRVICKGQGCEWYVYLRKHEIHNGHDYMVMNMQRDHAHTCSQVLDSKWLTTKWLGERYMEKIKANSHIPLAAIRQCVDEDFGLKIGRMKAYRAREHALDDIFGSAATQYRNLFYYKAELERTHPESSIHIHYESMSDSGAVGPRFMRFYCCLGPLKKGWMELCRPIIFFDACFLRGMYKGQLMTTMGIDPNNGWWPIAWAVTEAESYVQWKWFVEYLSNDLNLHANGPRYVFMSDQQKGLAKLLAEEFPQSEHRFCVQHIYNNFKKRFVGEDFKDRLREIASSTTVEQYVALMDALQTEYPSAHQWLSGVAPKEKWVKAFFAPHTCCDVILNNICETFNSKIALAREKAIISMLEDIRTSQMERIQIRGQWIKSYDHAVPPVIKELVDKWYARASSWRAT